Proteins from one Ornithobacterium rhinotracheale genomic window:
- the ftsZ gene encoding cell division protein FtsZ translates to MDIAFQMPKNKSAAIKVIGVGGGGSNAVNYMAEQGINGVDFIIANTDAQALNKSGIPVKIQLGQNITEGLGAGANPEVGEKAALESLEEIKNILNTDTKMVFITAGMGGGTGTGAAPIIAKQAKDMGILTVGICTAPFSFEGRKRLEQANAGIERLRNSVDSLIVINNDKLRELFGNLSYKNAFAKADEVLATAAKGVAEVITKDYSVNIDLEDVRTVLGNSGTAIMGTGVASGSEKAKKAIEMALDSPLLNDNKITGAKNVLLLIVSGEDEVTMDEICIINDYIQNEAGHDANIIMGMGDDTELGENISVTIVATGFPKDQQALNEQNKQPIVHRLEEADIAEHKAIKINENKPIVAPTQEEKANEFTLLEEENKNHEEEFILKDKSEENDFLAPQENYEEPKDFPQNNTPKIIKDEETGITRTIFPLNDDWDNDENPSINSHGNPQNSLSAERQKQETQVEVQEKPTFTQKVDNSSNNTIDANDDKTYQQILERRERLKKFNHRFKNSLQDTEEFERVPAYKRQGIELSEYKHSKPSNYIVDEDLDQQIKLRPNNFLHDNVD, encoded by the coding sequence ATGGATATAGCATTTCAAATGCCCAAAAATAAATCAGCTGCCATAAAAGTTATTGGCGTAGGTGGCGGCGGAAGCAATGCCGTAAACTACATGGCAGAACAAGGAATCAATGGAGTAGATTTCATCATAGCCAATACAGATGCACAGGCTTTAAACAAAAGTGGAATTCCTGTAAAAATTCAATTGGGACAAAACATTACCGAGGGGTTAGGTGCAGGAGCTAATCCAGAAGTGGGTGAAAAAGCAGCCCTTGAAAGTTTAGAAGAAATTAAAAATATTTTAAACACAGATACCAAAATGGTTTTCATCACCGCTGGAATGGGTGGAGGAACTGGAACTGGTGCTGCCCCAATCATCGCTAAACAAGCTAAAGACATGGGCATACTCACCGTAGGAATCTGTACAGCACCTTTCTCATTTGAAGGTAGAAAAAGACTAGAGCAAGCTAATGCAGGAATTGAAAGACTAAGAAATAGTGTCGACTCATTAATTGTAATTAATAATGACAAACTAAGAGAATTATTCGGTAACTTAAGTTATAAAAATGCTTTTGCAAAAGCAGATGAAGTTTTGGCTACAGCTGCTAAAGGAGTTGCGGAAGTTATCACAAAAGATTACTCCGTAAACATTGACTTAGAAGACGTTAGGACCGTTTTAGGTAACAGCGGAACAGCAATCATGGGTACAGGAGTTGCAAGTGGCTCAGAAAAAGCAAAAAAAGCTATAGAAATGGCTTTAGACTCTCCATTGTTAAACGACAACAAAATTACTGGCGCTAAAAATGTATTGCTACTAATTGTTTCAGGAGAAGACGAAGTAACAATGGATGAAATTTGCATCATCAATGATTATATTCAAAATGAAGCAGGACATGACGCCAACATAATCATGGGAATGGGAGATGATACAGAGCTTGGAGAAAACATTAGTGTAACTATTGTTGCTACAGGATTCCCTAAAGATCAACAAGCCTTAAATGAACAAAATAAGCAACCAATAGTTCATCGTTTAGAAGAAGCAGACATCGCTGAACACAAAGCTATCAAGATTAACGAAAACAAACCAATAGTAGCGCCTACACAAGAAGAAAAAGCAAATGAATTTACATTACTAGAGGAAGAAAACAAAAACCACGAAGAGGAATTTATTTTAAAAGATAAATCCGAAGAAAATGATTTCTTAGCCCCTCAAGAAAACTATGAGGAACCAAAGGATTTTCCACAGAATAATACCCCTAAAATTATAAAAGACGAAGAAACTGGAATTACCAGAACCATCTTCCCGCTAAATGATGACTGGGACAATGATGAAAATCCAAGTATCAACTCACACGGCAACCCACAAAATAGCTTGAGTGCTGAGCGTCAAAAACAAGAAACACAAGTAGAGGTGCAAGAAAAACCTACTTTTACTCAAAAAGTAGACAATTCATCAAACAACACCATAGATGCAAATGATGATAAAACATATCAACAAATACTAGAAAGAAGAGAACGATTGAAAAAATTCAATCATCGCTTTAAAAACAGCCTACAAGATACCGAAGAGTTTGAAAGAGTACCAGCGTATAAAAGACAAGGCATTGAACTTTCAGAATACAAACACTCAAAACCAAGCAACTATATTGTAGA